Proteins from a genomic interval of Helicobacter pylori Shi112:
- a CDS encoding IS607-like element IS607 family transposase, with translation MNKRMLSIGQASKLLGVTIQTLRNWDKKDLLKPDELTKGGERRYKLESLRRINRNAVFNQDELKTIAYARVSSHDQQEDLIRQVQVLELYCARCGFNYEVIQDLGSGMNYYKKGLTKLLNLILDNQVKRLVLTHKDRLLRFGAELVFSICEAKEVEVVIINKGDENVRFEEELAKDVLEIITVFSARLYGSRSKKNKKLLDEMQEVITNNVSYLNHA, from the coding sequence ATGAATAAAAGAATGCTATCAATCGGTCAAGCGAGTAAGCTTTTGGGTGTAACTATCCAAACCTTACGCAATTGGGATAAAAAAGATTTGTTAAAACCTGATGAACTCACTAAAGGCGGTGAAAGGCGTTACAAGTTAGAAAGTTTAAGGCGTATCAATAGAAACGCAGTCTTTAATCAAGATGAATTAAAAACAATAGCTTATGCTAGAGTAAGCTCGCATGACCAACAAGAGGATTTAATCAGACAAGTTCAAGTTTTAGAGCTTTATTGCGCTAGATGCGGCTTTAACTATGAAGTGATACAAGATTTAGGGAGTGGCATGAACTACTATAAAAAAGGCTTAACCAAGCTTTTAAACTTAATCTTAGACAATCAAGTCAAGCGCCTTGTATTAACGCATAAAGACAGATTATTACGCTTTGGAGCTGAATTGGTATTCAGTATTTGTGAAGCTAAAGAAGTAGAAGTGGTTATCATCAATAAGGGTGATGAGAATGTGAGGTTTGAAGAAGAATTAGCCAAAGATGTTTTAGAAATTATAACCGTCTTTAGCGCTAGATTGTATGGCTCTAGGTCTAAGAAAAACAAAAAACTCTTAGATGAAATGCAAGAAGTCATAACTAACAATGTCAGCTATCTCAATCACGCATAA
- a CDS encoding type IV secretion system protein VirB7 translates to MKKMQYLAFILVAVILNACSNKFIEMKKSPCALNTPIIQGGLYV, encoded by the coding sequence ATGAAAAAGATGCAATACCTAGCTTTTATATTAGTGGCTGTGATTTTAAACGCATGCTCAAATAAATTCATAGAGATGAAAAAATCCCCTTGTGCGTTAAATACACCCATAATTCAAGGGGGCTTGTATGTCTAA
- a CDS encoding VirB8/TrbF family protein: protein MSNLQEIREHLKELENSFEIGSFSKEYIKEYAKCFFMGLSMFLVQQKEEQDKENKEEDCHKEALLNQDAKENKEELIKNIQTNIAKNQELEKISFEKWANKIQERVLPELERIVTHKLKDNVMPKLNTQLESFKKDELDLSSVFEIQRKNTQMAYRLAIGGLIGVISLSVALAFLMPLKQIEPYFVDFANSDKHFAVVQKADTKVDYGEAFLRNLVGSYIMGRETINHIDDKIRLNETIREQSSDEVWKTLEQLVSGKGSIYSKSNMDREIKIINISIYKQGKQQNIAVADIVAKVFDKGYLISEKRYKVSLIYHFKPLIQFDYSSMPKNPTGFIVDKYSLSEIASIKALDKTYKKVERPHSKIEYKKPEPTNPQNNPANEPNNKGEQ, encoded by the coding sequence ATGTCTAATTTACAAGAGATAAGAGAGCATTTAAAAGAATTAGAAAATTCCTTTGAGATAGGCTCTTTTTCTAAAGAATACATCAAAGAATACGCTAAATGCTTTTTTATGGGATTAAGCATGTTTTTAGTCCAACAAAAAGAAGAGCAAGATAAAGAGAATAAAGAAGAAGATTGCCATAAAGAAGCGCTTTTAAATCAAGATGCCAAAGAAAATAAAGAAGAGCTAATTAAAAACATTCAAACAAACATTGCTAAAAACCAAGAGCTAGAAAAAATCTCTTTTGAAAAATGGGCGAATAAAATTCAAGAAAGGGTATTGCCTGAGTTAGAACGCATTGTTACGCACAAGCTTAAAGATAATGTTATGCCAAAATTAAACACTCAGCTAGAGAGTTTTAAAAAAGATGAATTAGATTTATCTAGCGTGTTTGAAATACAAAGAAAGAACACTCAAATGGCGTATAGACTAGCTATAGGAGGTTTAATAGGAGTTATCTCTTTAAGCGTGGCTCTAGCTTTTTTAATGCCTTTAAAACAGATTGAACCTTATTTTGTGGATTTTGCCAATAGCGATAAACATTTTGCAGTGGTGCAAAAAGCAGACACTAAAGTAGATTATGGCGAGGCGTTTTTAAGAAATCTAGTCGGCTCTTACATTATGGGTAGAGAAACTATCAATCATATTGATGACAAAATCCGCTTGAATGAAACCATAAGAGAGCAAAGCTCTGATGAAGTGTGGAAGACTTTAGAGCAGTTAGTATCAGGCAAGGGCAGTATCTATTCTAAGTCCAATATGGATAGAGAAATTAAAATCATCAATATTTCTATCTATAAGCAAGGTAAACAACAAAATATCGCTGTAGCAGATATTGTGGCTAAGGTCTTTGATAAAGGCTATTTAATCTCTGAAAAACGCTACAAAGTGTCTTTAATCTATCATTTTAAGCCCCTTATTCAATTTGATTATAGTTCTATGCCTAAAAACCCTACAGGCTTTATCGTAGATAAATATTCCTTGAGTGAAATCGCAAGCATTAAAGCCCTAGATAAGACTTATAAAAAAGTAGAAAGACCCCATTCTAAAATTGAATACAAAAAACCTGAACCAACTAACCCTCAAAACAACCCAGCTAACGAGCCTAATAATAAGGGAGAACAATGA
- a CDS encoding TrbG/VirB9 family P-type conjugative transfer protein, whose product MTRVFGGISFAISLLAPLLAENNIQNYNEPMDYSKGDVSLQPFNNQTNQETQPSANHNTQPNSMQTPMPNQNSYSQPTTPIQNNQPNNAQTQTMLNNAKQFTNNALNNTKQTITNTTNYVNNKLSPKPNDVPISAFKDNRDLNNQIEPNTSNHETKESDENSDSTLKPMTNFNAIQNNFFAKNRSIKDNAHFIHYTIGDTFNIRLRYAMTTTFIFDEPIAQVVLGDDIGFSTKMLGEDKEHLISNILLIKPLQIGVDSNLTIIGKSGKVYSFYVFSTTYTSSKNPALMVYVSSKEYFKHFTSSKKETNKEIKTTHSTPNKDIKVSHAPKKIAKKSPSIKEQNLKSKNPTTTKTAIENAPLSLNRFKSPSYPPSNALANSRKASENFKVISNSAKTFKEHRHSQDEMKYVDYSAKIKDDGKFIRIGDNVNHIYINKKKMEYGYVIIDKKKRKWYCLWMCKKVVKSKYKDDLPTQIFNDEQFTYFKFNRSNARSKFPVVYKVVDGYDNPVNSRVVGDYLIAEDVSNQWNLKLGKAYLCIEKIAKRAK is encoded by the coding sequence ATGACTAGAGTATTTGGGGGAATTAGTTTTGCAATATCACTCTTAGCTCCCTTATTAGCAGAAAATAACATTCAAAATTATAATGAGCCAATGGATTATTCAAAAGGCGATGTTTCCTTACAACCGTTTAATAACCAAACTAACCAAGAAACACAACCTAGCGCTAACCACAACACACAGCCTAATTCTATGCAAACACCTATGCCAAATCAAAACTCTTATTCACAACCCACTACACCTATACAAAATAACCAACCAAATAACGCACAAACTCAAACAATGCTAAATAACGCCAAGCAATTCACTAATAACGCTCTTAATAACACTAAGCAAACTATCACTAACACCACTAATTATGTCAATAACAAGCTTAGTCCAAAACCTAATGATGTGCCTATTAGTGCGTTTAAAGACAATAGAGACCTTAATAATCAAATAGAACCTAATACATCAAATCATGAAACTAAAGAAAGCGATGAAAATAGCGATAGCACCCTAAAACCCATGACTAATTTTAACGCTATCCAAAACAACTTCTTTGCTAAGAACCGCTCTATCAAAGATAACGCTCATTTTATCCATTACACCATAGGCGATACTTTCAATATTCGCCTAAGATACGCCATGACAACCACTTTTATCTTTGATGAACCCATTGCTCAAGTAGTCTTGGGCGATGATATAGGTTTTTCCACTAAAATGCTAGGCGAAGATAAAGAGCATTTGATTTCTAATATTTTGCTCATTAAGCCTTTGCAAATTGGAGTGGATAGCAACCTTACTATCATTGGAAAAAGCGGTAAGGTGTATAGCTTTTATGTGTTTTCAACCACTTATACGAGTTCTAAAAACCCAGCCTTAATGGTGTATGTGTCTTCTAAAGAGTATTTTAAACATTTCACTAGCTCCAAAAAAGAAACTAATAAAGAAATTAAAACCACTCATAGCACCCCAAACAAAGACATTAAAGTAAGCCACGCTCCTAAAAAGATAGCTAAAAAATCACCAAGCATTAAAGAACAAAACCTAAAGTCAAAAAACCCTACTACCACTAAAACAGCAATAGAAAATGCTCCCCTTTCTTTAAATCGTTTCAAATCCCCTAGTTATCCCCCTAGTAACGCTCTAGCTAATTCTAGAAAGGCTTCAGAAAATTTTAAAGTGATTAGTAATAGCGCTAAAACTTTTAAAGAGCATAGACACAGCCAAGATGAAATGAAATATGTGGATTACTCCGCCAAAATCAAAGATGATGGCAAGTTCATTAGGATTGGGGATAATGTCAATCACATCTATATCAACAAGAAAAAAATGGAATATGGTTATGTCATCATAGACAAGAAAAAACGCAAATGGTATTGCTTATGGATGTGCAAAAAGGTTGTTAAATCTAAATACAAAGATGATTTACCCACTCAAATCTTTAATGATGAGCAATTCACCTATTTTAAGTTCAACCGCTCTAATGCTAGAAGTAAATTCCCTGTGGTTTATAAGGTTGTAGATGGCTATGATAATCCTGTTAATAGCAGAGTGGTAGGCGATTATCTAATCGCTGAAGATGTTTCAAATCAATGGAATTTAAAGCTTGGTAAAGCCTATCTTTGCATAGAAAAGATAGCAAAGAGAGCAAAATGA
- a CDS encoding CpaF/VirB11 family protein yields the protein MDLNKLKDYRALRNAILRLLPYLDSGITELIMNKEKEIWLYKLDGTREKVFDENLDKAFMLGFGEQLASFRDLFFNANYPTLNTSIPTSRYRVSMNHFAISADNELSLNIRVPSEKKFDLKAFKLSGVCQYDYEYLQKLMIEGKNLLISGGTGSGKTSFLNALIEFIPKHTRIVSVEDSEELDLRAFENHKSLLVDKTESSKFTYENALNMAMRMSPDRLMVGEIDTRNALLFLRFGNTGHKGMVSTLHADSVHGVIEAIALNLQMNKSGLDVSVARKFFESSVDIVVQIVLDKATNTRYIQEILPTKELESSL from the coding sequence ATGGACTTAAACAAACTCAAAGATTATAGGGCTTTAAGAAACGCTATTTTAAGGCTCTTGCCTTATTTAGATAGCGGTATTACAGAGCTGATTATGAATAAAGAAAAAGAAATTTGGCTCTATAAGCTTGATGGAACTAGAGAAAAAGTCTTTGATGAAAATTTAGATAAAGCCTTTATGCTTGGTTTTGGGGAACAATTAGCGAGTTTTAGAGATTTGTTCTTTAATGCTAATTACCCCACCCTTAATACTTCCATTCCTACTTCTAGATACAGAGTGAGCATGAACCACTTTGCTATTAGTGCGGATAATGAATTGAGTTTGAATATTAGAGTGCCTAGCGAGAAAAAGTTTGATTTAAAAGCTTTCAAGCTTTCTGGTGTGTGTCAATACGACTATGAGTATTTACAAAAGCTGATGATTGAGGGTAAAAACTTACTCATTAGTGGAGGAACAGGCAGTGGAAAAACAAGTTTTTTAAACGCTCTGATTGAATTTATCCCTAAACACACACGAATAGTGAGTGTAGAAGATAGCGAAGAATTAGATTTAAGAGCGTTTGAAAATCATAAATCCTTGTTAGTGGATAAAACTGAAAGCTCTAAATTTACCTATGAAAACGCCTTGAATATGGCAATGAGAATGAGTCCTGATAGACTTATGGTAGGCGAGATTGACACACGAAATGCCTTGCTTTTTTTAAGGTTTGGCAACACAGGACATAAGGGAATGGTTTCTACTTTACATGCAGATAGTGTGCATGGGGTCATAGAGGCGATTGCTTTAAATCTACAGATGAATAAAAGTGGTTTAGATGTCAGTGTAGCAAGAAAATTCTTTGAAAGCAGTGTAGATATTGTCGTTCAAATTGTGCTTGATAAAGCCACTAACACTAGATATATTCAAGAAATCTTACCCACCAAAGAATTAGAAAGTAGCTTATGA
- a CDS encoding type IV secretory system conjugative DNA transfer family protein → MKMQFVKAFCVLFSILLIPLFFILANYYVFDAIKSFRQAYFFSQSVFIGLYKGASILDLKFEVYITMIMSLMPLVATIYMSIQKTKETSHGYARWANVKDIECFKIFSKEGFCKVVHRLGVQFDKGFILGKFGFPKLRDVCYDKPLGAMIVAPPGAGKTACVALPNLLTLPNSCIITDIKGELRDKTAGYRQKFLNNRILIFNPYGDDNTCYFNPFDKRIVKPMNFDQRLRLVQENANNVFISEEKGEDHWVSKAKDLFSFYALHDVCSKDETNFFDVAMGPNRDYVNLIDKRSRYYKQLYQHDKKTGEIILDPQTNEPILIPNVNARKLWYLQVSEQKYADPKDPRNFDPNEPEPAPRSEGALDEIVRNDARAWANSAEEEFASIISTFNRFVSVFKSNQVRIATSKMSFDYEELRTDNISLYIVIAQKDINTLAPLVRVILESIAKNLLTNESSKKEERIYMILDEFVRFGKLPFLLEMPALCRSYNVVPLFITQDYAMIRKNYSDDDLKILKGVVHYNIVFKMNSAEDAEIVSKEVGEFTRQSKNYSTEKGQLVFGGSSSYSHEGRNLLTAQDIMNIKSDEVIVIVTGAKATPLKLKANYWFRDKELLKRANLPIDLEVERKRFKESVQPTTSQKESENSNLTESEKDNENPTTSQEKNKNENTEQENHNEIDEILKKPLSEISMEEKRALFKKMQQGDEQSEQEKDTQS, encoded by the coding sequence ATGAAAATGCAATTTGTGAAAGCTTTTTGCGTGCTTTTTAGCATTTTACTTATCCCCTTATTTTTTATCTTGGCAAATTATTATGTTTTTGATGCCATAAAGTCGTTTAGACAGGCTTATTTCTTTTCTCAAAGCGTGTTTATAGGGCTTTATAAGGGAGCGAGTATCTTAGATTTAAAATTTGAAGTCTATATCACTATGATAATGTCTTTAATGCCCTTAGTAGCTACGATTTATATGAGTATTCAAAAGACTAAAGAAACTTCGCATGGCTATGCGAGATGGGCTAATGTTAAAGACATAGAGTGCTTTAAAATCTTTAGTAAAGAGGGCTTTTGTAAGGTAGTGCATAGATTAGGGGTGCAATTTGACAAGGGATTTATTCTAGGTAAATTTGGTTTTCCAAAACTTAGAGATGTGTGTTATGACAAGCCCTTAGGAGCCATGATTGTTGCACCACCTGGAGCTGGTAAAACCGCATGCGTGGCTTTACCCAATTTATTGACTTTGCCTAATAGCTGTATTATCACTGATATTAAAGGCGAACTAAGAGATAAGACTGCTGGATATAGACAAAAATTCTTAAACAATAGGATTTTAATCTTTAATCCCTATGGTGATGATAATACTTGTTATTTTAATCCTTTTGATAAAAGGATTGTAAAACCCATGAACTTTGACCAACGCCTAAGACTTGTGCAAGAGAATGCTAATAATGTCTTTATTAGCGAAGAAAAGGGCGAAGACCATTGGGTATCTAAAGCGAAAGATTTGTTTAGCTTTTATGCTTTGCATGATGTTTGTTCCAAAGATGAAACAAACTTTTTTGATGTGGCTATGGGTCCAAATAGAGACTATGTCAATTTAATTGATAAAAGAAGTCGCTATTACAAACAGCTCTATCAGCACGACAAAAAGACAGGCGAAATTATCCTAGACCCACAAACTAATGAGCCTATTTTAATTCCTAATGTGAATGCGAGAAAATTGTGGTATTTGCAAGTTTCAGAGCAAAAATACGCTGACCCCAAAGACCCTAGAAATTTTGACCCAAATGAGCCTGAACCAGCCCCTAGAAGTGAAGGGGCGTTAGATGAAATTGTAAGAAATGATGCAAGAGCGTGGGCTAATAGTGCTGAAGAAGAATTTGCAAGTATTATTTCTACTTTCAATCGCTTTGTGTCTGTTTTTAAAAGCAATCAAGTAAGAATTGCTACTTCTAAAATGAGCTTTGATTATGAAGAATTAAGAACAGACAATATCAGTCTTTATATTGTGATTGCTCAAAAAGACATCAACACGCTTGCCCCCTTAGTTAGAGTGATTTTAGAAAGTATTGCTAAAAACTTACTAACTAATGAAAGTTCTAAAAAAGAAGAACGCATTTATATGATTTTAGATGAATTTGTTAGATTTGGTAAGTTGCCTTTCTTGTTAGAAATGCCTGCACTTTGTCGCTCTTATAATGTCGTTCCCTTATTCATCACGCAAGATTATGCGATGATTAGAAAAAATTATAGCGATGATGATTTGAAAATCTTAAAAGGCGTGGTGCATTATAACATTGTCTTTAAGATGAATAGTGCTGAAGATGCTGAGATTGTTTCTAAGGAAGTGGGCGAATTCACTAGACAATCTAAAAATTATTCTACTGAAAAGGGTCAGCTAGTCTTTGGAGGCAGTTCTTCTTATAGCCATGAGGGTAGAAATTTACTCACAGCTCAAGACATTATGAATATAAAATCAGATGAAGTTATTGTCATTGTTACAGGAGCTAAAGCGACCCCTTTAAAACTTAAAGCTAATTATTGGTTTAGAGATAAAGAGCTTTTAAAAAGAGCTAACTTGCCTATTGATTTAGAAGTAGAAAGAAAAAGATTTAAAGAGTCTGTGCAACCCACTACTTCACAAAAAGAGAGTGAAAATTCAAATCTAACAGAAAGCGAGAAAGATAATGAAAACCCCACTACTTCACAAGAAAAAAACAAGAATGAAAACACAGAGCAAGAAAATCACAATGAAATTGATGAGATTTTAAAAAAGCCACTGAGTGAAATCAGCATGGAAGAAAAAAGAGCCTTATTTAAGAAAATGCAACAAGGCGATGAACAAAGCGAGCAAGAGAAAGACACCCAAAGTTAA